A genomic stretch from Dissulfurispira thermophila includes:
- the topA gene encoding type I DNA topoisomerase, whose product MKSLVIVESPAKAKTINKILGKEFGVKASIGHIKDLPKKELGVDINNNFEPHYEIIPGKEKVIKELKSEAKKADKIYIATDPDREGEAIAYHIAEEVKPTKNSRKIYRVTFHEITERAVKEAIQNPGKIDMAKVEAQQARRILDRLVGYNLSPFLWKKVRRGLSAGRVQSVAVKLIVDREREIESFNKEEYWTIEVLLTPKANGAQFWARLHKYNDFLVINRDAEEGNRFLITNEDTAQQIADEIKNKELYLSKIEKKIRKRSPSPPFITSTLQQEAARRLRFPAKKTMMIAQQLYEGIELGDEGSVGLITYMRTDSFRVAPEAQEWARDLIEKKFGSDYIPEKPPHYKSKGSAQEAHEAIRPTYANKSPEVVKKFLSKDQYNLYALIWNRFIASQMSPAQLEQTTYIIEVKSQGSGDISEGTEFRASGTVIRFSGFMALYTEGKDEIEEEEGGILPPLKEKEILKQLEIKPLQHFTQPPPRYTEATLVKALEEKGIGRPSTYAAILSTIQDRKYVEKNEERRFVPTELGIIVNDLLVEKFPELIDIGFTAKMEDELDAIENARMKWVEVVKDFYKPFSKDLAEASKDKEKIKPQDIPTENICEKCGSPMVIKWGRHGRFLACTSYPECKNTKPLEGDNSKQAEQILTGDICEKCGSPMIIKSGRFGKFLACSKYPECKNTKPISTGVKCPLDKGDIVERRSKRGKTFWSCSNYPECKFAMWYKPVPEQCPKCNAPFLVEKRNKSGELFHVCLNKGCDYKKEVKKEETAIEA is encoded by the coding sequence TTGAAATCACTTGTTATAGTAGAGTCACCTGCAAAAGCAAAGACTATCAATAAAATACTGGGCAAAGAATTTGGTGTTAAGGCATCAATCGGACATATAAAAGACCTTCCTAAAAAAGAGCTTGGAGTAGATATCAATAATAATTTTGAGCCGCATTACGAAATTATTCCGGGCAAAGAGAAAGTAATAAAAGAACTAAAAAGTGAGGCGAAAAAGGCTGATAAGATATACATAGCAACAGACCCTGATAGGGAAGGAGAGGCTATTGCATACCACATAGCAGAAGAAGTAAAACCCACGAAAAATTCCAGAAAGATATATCGAGTCACATTTCACGAGATAACAGAACGCGCTGTAAAAGAGGCCATACAGAATCCCGGCAAAATTGATATGGCTAAGGTTGAAGCACAACAAGCCCGCAGAATTCTTGACAGACTTGTGGGTTATAATCTTAGCCCATTTCTGTGGAAAAAAGTCAGAAGGGGACTGAGCGCGGGAAGAGTTCAATCGGTTGCAGTAAAACTTATAGTAGACAGAGAAAGGGAAATAGAATCTTTCAACAAAGAGGAATACTGGACAATAGAAGTTCTTTTAACTCCAAAAGCAAATGGAGCACAGTTCTGGGCAAGGCTTCATAAATATAATGACTTTCTTGTTATCAACCGTGATGCTGAAGAAGGAAATCGTTTTCTCATTACTAATGAAGACACTGCACAACAAATTGCAGATGAAATTAAAAACAAGGAACTTTACCTCTCAAAAATAGAAAAAAAGATTAGAAAAAGATCTCCTTCTCCTCCATTTATTACAAGTACTTTGCAACAAGAAGCAGCGCGCAGGCTCAGATTCCCTGCAAAGAAGACCATGATGATAGCCCAGCAGCTTTATGAAGGAATAGAACTTGGAGACGAAGGCTCTGTAGGTCTTATTACATATATGAGAACAGACTCATTTCGTGTAGCACCAGAAGCACAGGAGTGGGCAAGGGACTTGATAGAGAAAAAATTTGGAAGTGATTATATCCCTGAAAAACCACCCCATTACAAAAGCAAGGGGAGTGCACAGGAGGCACATGAAGCAATAAGGCCAACATATGCTAATAAATCTCCAGAGGTCGTAAAAAAATTTTTATCCAAGGATCAATACAATCTATATGCCCTTATATGGAATAGGTTCATTGCGAGTCAGATGTCTCCTGCACAATTGGAGCAGACAACATATATAATAGAAGTCAAAAGTCAGGGTTCAGGGGATATAAGTGAAGGAACAGAATTCAGGGCATCAGGCACTGTCATAAGATTTTCCGGATTTATGGCATTGTATACAGAGGGTAAAGATGAAATAGAGGAAGAAGAAGGCGGAATTTTACCTCCGCTAAAAGAAAAAGAAATCCTCAAACAGCTTGAAATAAAACCTTTACAGCATTTCACACAACCTCCACCACGATATACAGAGGCTACTTTAGTGAAAGCCCTTGAAGAAAAAGGTATCGGAAGACCGAGTACATATGCAGCAATACTTAGCACAATTCAGGACAGAAAATATGTCGAGAAAAATGAGGAAAGGCGCTTTGTACCTACGGAACTCGGGATCATTGTAAATGACCTTCTTGTAGAAAAATTCCCAGAGCTTATAGATATAGGATTTACAGCAAAAATGGAAGACGAACTTGACGCTATAGAAAATGCCAGAATGAAATGGGTAGAGGTTGTAAAAGATTTTTATAAACCCTTCAGCAAAGATCTGGCAGAGGCATCAAAAGACAAGGAAAAAATAAAGCCACAAGATATACCTACAGAAAATATCTGTGAAAAATGTGGTTCTCCAATGGTTATAAAATGGGGAAGACACGGAAGATTCCTGGCGTGCACAAGTTATCCGGAATGTAAAAATACAAAGCCGTTAGAAGGTGACAACAGTAAACAAGCTGAACAAATCTTAACAGGAGATATATGCGAAAAATGTGGCTCCCCAATGATCATAAAAAGTGGGCGGTTCGGGAAATTCCTTGCATGTTCAAAATACCCTGAATGCAAAAATACAAAGCCTATTTCAACAGGTGTAAAATGTCCTCTGGACAAAGGAGATATTGTAGAAAGAAGGTCAAAAAGAGGCAAGACATTTTGGAGTTGTAGTAATTATCCGGAATGCAAGTTTGCGATGTGGTATAAGCCTGTGCCAGAGCAGTGTCCCAAATGCAATGCACCATTCCTTGTAGAAAAACGGAACAAATCAGGGGAGTTATTTCATGTCTGCCTTAATAAAGGCTGTGATTACAAAAAAGAGGTAAAAAAAGAGGAGACAGCAATCGAAGCATAA
- the dprA gene encoding DNA-processing protein DprA: MSDDLKYWIALTIIKEIGPITSKRLLSAFRTPQRVFEASLNELKDVDGINESKIKSILNFNSWDAVEKEISNIKSHDVRIIKYIDEEYPESLRYIDDSPIILYVKGSLMKKDKYAVAIVGSRNMTPYGKKITEKIASELAFCGITIVSGMARGIDAVSHESALNANGRSIAVLGSGLDNPYPPENKGLFNKLSEKGCVISEFPMGTPPNRENFPQRNRLISGLSLGVLVVEATARSGSLITASCALEQGKDVFAVPGNITSSNSEGTHELIKKGAKLVQKTEDILEDIAPHLKGIRGSASSLLEKDISINLKGLEINDEEKAICNILDSEPKHVDIISRELKMQPGKVLGILLNLEIKGIVKQSEGKRFYII; the protein is encoded by the coding sequence ATGTCCGATGATTTAAAATACTGGATTGCTCTGACCATTATAAAAGAAATTGGTCCTATTACTTCAAAAAGGCTACTTTCTGCCTTTCGGACACCTCAGAGGGTATTTGAAGCAAGTTTAAATGAGTTAAAAGATGTGGATGGAATAAATGAATCCAAGATAAAGTCTATCTTGAATTTCAACTCATGGGATGCAGTAGAAAAAGAAATAAGTAATATCAAAAGTCACGATGTCAGGATAATCAAATATATTGATGAAGAATATCCCGAAAGCCTGAGATATATAGATGACTCACCTATTATACTTTATGTCAAAGGCAGTCTTATGAAAAAAGATAAATATGCAGTTGCCATAGTAGGCTCACGCAACATGACACCCTATGGGAAAAAAATTACAGAAAAAATCGCATCAGAACTCGCTTTCTGCGGCATCACGATAGTAAGCGGAATGGCACGCGGTATAGATGCGGTATCTCACGAAAGTGCATTGAATGCAAACGGCAGAAGCATAGCAGTGCTTGGATCAGGCCTCGATAATCCCTATCCTCCTGAGAACAAAGGATTATTCAATAAATTATCAGAAAAAGGATGTGTTATAAGCGAATTTCCTATGGGGACACCTCCAAATAGAGAAAATTTTCCGCAGAGAAACAGATTGATAAGCGGGCTTTCTCTTGGTGTACTTGTTGTAGAGGCGACAGCAAGAAGTGGTTCGCTCATAACAGCAAGCTGTGCATTAGAGCAAGGAAAAGATGTATTTGCAGTGCCAGGAAATATAACTTCATCAAACTCTGAAGGCACGCACGAACTTATCAAAAAAGGTGCAAAGCTCGTGCAGAAAACCGAAGACATACTCGAAGATATTGCACCTCATCTTAAAGGCATTAGAGGTTCTGCAAGCAGCTTATTGGAAAAAGACATTTCGATAAATCTGAAAGGACTTGAAATAAACGATGAAGAAAAGGCAATATGTAATATTTTGGATAGCGAGCCAAAGCATGTAGATATAATTTCCAGAGAACTAAAAATGCAGCCAGGAAAAGTGCTTGGCATACTACTTAATCTCGAAATAAAGGGTATAGTAAAACAATCTGAAGGCAAGAGATTCTATATTATATAG
- a CDS encoding argininosuccinate synthase produces the protein MAKKVVLAYSGGLDTSIVIKWLIETYKTEVIAFCADLGQGEDLQAIKEKALITGASKAYIEDLRNEFVKDYIFPMLRANAVYEGTYLLGTSIARPLIAKKQIDIAIKENADAVAHGATGKGNDQVRFELTYYALKPDIKVISPWREWSFDSRQSLIEYAEKHGIPVPATKEKPYSTDRNIFHISYEGGILEDPWSEPPIDMYTMMVSPEKAPDKPLYIDIHYENGNPVGINGELVSPVDLFERLNKLAGDNGIGRIDIVENRYVGIKSRGVYETPAGTVLHIAHRALESITLDREALHIRDSFIPKYAELIYYGYWFSPEREMLQTAIDFIQKDVTGTVRLKLYKGNCIVVGRKSPKSLYHPELATFEAEKIYNQKDAEGFIKLNALRLKVKKLLGN, from the coding sequence ATGGCAAAAAAAGTTGTACTCGCATATTCTGGCGGTCTTGATACATCCATTGTCATAAAATGGCTTATAGAGACATATAAAACAGAGGTAATAGCCTTTTGCGCAGATCTTGGTCAGGGTGAGGATTTGCAAGCAATAAAAGAAAAGGCTCTTATTACAGGGGCATCAAAGGCATATATAGAGGATTTAAGAAACGAATTTGTAAAAGATTACATATTTCCGATGCTCAGGGCAAATGCTGTATACGAAGGCACCTATCTGCTCGGTACATCCATAGCAAGACCTCTGATAGCAAAAAAGCAGATTGACATAGCAATAAAAGAAAACGCAGATGCTGTAGCGCACGGTGCAACAGGTAAAGGCAATGATCAGGTAAGATTTGAACTCACCTATTATGCACTTAAGCCTGACATAAAAGTTATATCTCCGTGGCGAGAATGGTCATTTGATTCAAGACAGTCACTGATAGAATATGCTGAAAAACATGGGATACCCGTGCCTGCTACAAAAGAGAAACCCTACAGCACTGACAGAAACATATTTCATATCAGCTATGAAGGCGGCATACTCGAAGACCCATGGTCGGAACCACCTATAGATATGTATACTATGATGGTATCGCCTGAAAAGGCGCCTGATAAGCCTTTATATATAGATATCCATTATGAAAATGGAAATCCTGTAGGCATAAATGGAGAACTCGTCTCGCCTGTTGACCTCTTTGAGAGACTCAATAAACTCGCAGGAGACAACGGCATTGGAAGAATAGACATAGTAGAAAATAGATATGTTGGGATTAAGTCAAGGGGTGTTTATGAAACTCCTGCAGGTACTGTTCTTCATATAGCACACAGGGCACTTGAATCCATTACACTGGACAGAGAGGCACTGCACATCAGGGACTCATTTATTCCAAAATATGCAGAATTGATTTATTATGGCTACTGGTTTTCACCAGAAAGAGAAATGCTCCAAACAGCAATAGATTTCATTCAGAAAGATGTTACTGGTACAGTAAGATTAAAACTCTATAAGGGAAACTGCATAGTTGTCGGCAGGAAATCCCCTAAATCGCTCTATCATCCTGAACTGGCAACCTTCGAGGCAGAAAAGATATATAACCAGAAAGATGCAGAAGGATTCATCAAACTTAATGCATTGAGATTAAAGGTAAAGAAGTTATTAGGCAACTAA
- a CDS encoding sulfurtransferase TusA family protein produces the protein MPIKPDIVLDLKGLYCPMHIMKTKKAIDLMRTGQIIEVISNDKGSKLDISALCRRLGLELISVKEENGIFRFTIKK, from the coding sequence ATGCCTATTAAGCCCGATATTGTTTTAGACCTAAAGGGGCTTTATTGCCCTATGCATATTATGAAAACCAAAAAGGCAATTGACCTTATGAGAACAGGTCAGATTATCGAGGTAATATCCAATGACAAAGGTTCTAAATTGGACATTTCCGCCCTCTGCAGAAGACTTGGATTGGAGTTGATAAGCGTAAAAGAAGAAAATGGCATCTTCAGATTTACAATTAAAAAGTAG
- a CDS encoding GYD domain-containing protein: MAYYVILSKLTDEGRKTIKEKPGRIFEVNKELEAMGVKVKEQYAVLGPYDFVNIVEAPDNETVMKMSVELGARGSVELLTLPAIAADEFAKKMK; this comes from the coding sequence ATGGCTTACTATGTAATCCTTAGTAAATTGACAGATGAAGGGAGAAAGACTATCAAAGAGAAGCCGGGAAGAATATTTGAGGTCAACAAGGAACTGGAGGCAATGGGTGTAAAGGTAAAGGAACAATATGCAGTATTAGGGCCGTATGATTTCGTAAATATTGTAGAAGCGCCTGATAATGAAACGGTCATGAAAATGTCTGTAGAACTTGGCGCAAGGGGGTCAGTTGAACTTCTCACACTACCGGCAATTGCAGCAGATGAATTTGCAAAAAAAATGAAATAA
- the panC gene encoding pantoate--beta-alanine ligase, translating into MENIRIPRIMRETSKRHLHNGRTIGFVPTMGALHEGHISLIKRAKSENDIVVVSIFVNPTQFGPNEDFDKYPRDLERDMEKLRKEEVHILFMPDVGAMYPEGFSSYITVRGLSDKLCGVFRSGHFTGVATIVCKLFNIVKPTAAYFGQKDFQQAVIIKRMIEDLNMDVNLIICPTVRENDGLAMSSRNVYLSKEERIAATVIFRTLLSASQAIKSGITNPVDVSKHMHDMLMAEPLISEIQYAGVYDVNTFDELNEFKKQNLIAVAVKIGSTRLIDNIIVEF; encoded by the coding sequence ATGGAAAATATAAGAATTCCAAGAATAATGAGGGAGACATCAAAGAGGCATTTGCACAATGGCAGGACAATAGGTTTTGTTCCAACGATGGGCGCCCTTCATGAAGGCCATATTAGTCTTATAAAGAGAGCAAAAAGCGAAAATGATATTGTTGTTGTCAGCATATTCGTAAACCCTACCCAGTTTGGACCTAATGAGGATTTTGATAAGTATCCGAGGGATTTAGAAAGAGATATGGAAAAACTCAGAAAAGAGGAAGTGCATATTCTTTTTATGCCTGATGTTGGTGCAATGTATCCTGAAGGTTTTTCTTCATATATAACAGTAAGAGGTTTATCAGATAAACTATGCGGAGTTTTTAGGTCTGGGCATTTTACAGGTGTTGCAACAATAGTCTGTAAGCTCTTTAATATAGTAAAACCAACTGCAGCATATTTTGGTCAGAAAGATTTTCAGCAAGCAGTTATCATTAAAAGGATGATAGAAGACCTTAATATGGATGTAAATTTGATTATTTGTCCAACTGTGAGAGAAAATGACGGGCTTGCAATGAGTTCGAGGAATGTGTATCTGAGTAAAGAAGAAAGAATAGCAGCGACTGTTATTTTCAGGACACTACTTTCTGCATCACAGGCAATAAAATCTGGTATAACAAATCCTGTAGATGTAAGCAAGCATATGCATGATATGCTCATGGCCGAACCTCTTATTTCTGAAATACAGTATGCTGGTGTCTATGATGTCAATACATTTGATGAGTTAAATGAATTTAAAAAGCAAAATCTTATTGCAGTGGCAGTAAAAATTGGTAGCACAAGGCTAATTGATAATATTATAGTAGAGTTTTAA
- a CDS encoding DUF488 family protein — MKKIYTLGTSRRSEEDFIEILLFYDIKAVIDVRRFPKSKLQTFNKEYLQKLLKSEGIKYIFLGLELGGFRKGGYEAYADTDDFRNGIDKLEKSAIDNSVIICAERFPWKCHRRWIARELHKRGWIVEHIIDKGKVWIPN; from the coding sequence TTGAAAAAAATATATACTCTTGGTACAAGCAGAAGAAGCGAGGAGGATTTTATAGAAATCCTACTATTTTATGATATAAAAGCTGTCATTGATGTGAGACGCTTTCCAAAAAGCAAGCTGCAAACATTCAATAAAGAATACCTACAAAAACTCCTAAAAAGTGAGGGAATAAAATACATCTTTCTTGGATTAGAACTCGGGGGATTCAGAAAAGGTGGATATGAAGCATATGCAGATACTGATGATTTCAGAAACGGCATAGATAAACTGGAAAAGTCTGCTATTGATAATTCTGTAATAATATGCGCTGAAAGATTTCCATGGAAGTGCCACAGACGATGGATAGCAAGAGAACTCCATAAAAGGGGATGGATCGTCGAACATATAATAGATAAAGGAAAGGTCTGGATACCCAATTAA
- the glgC gene encoding glucose-1-phosphate adenylyltransferase gives MKDVLAIILAGGKGERLHPLTIHRAKPAVPFGGKYRIIDFTLSNCINSDIRKIAVITQYKSLSLDRHLALGWQNLFNPELDEFIISIPPQQRVSESWYAGTADAVYQNIYFIEKKRPPYLLILSGDHIYKMDYSEMLAFHISKKAVGTVAAIEVDQKIASSFGIMEVDSEWKIIGFEEKPKKPRTIPGNPEQCLASMGIYIFNTEEIIKELKEDAEKASAHDFGKNIIPDMIKSNKLFAYNFKDKNKKEAKYWRDVGTIDAYWEANMDLVSVDPLLNLYDKDWPIRTYQCQNPPAKFVFAQEEKGGRLGIALDSIVCDGCIISGGRVQNSVLSPNVRVNSWASVKESILMENVEIGRYAKVKRAIIDKDVYIPPETVIGYNLNEDKKKFDVSPNGIVVIPKGTDFRKL, from the coding sequence ATGAAAGATGTACTTGCCATCATACTCGCAGGTGGTAAAGGGGAGCGCCTGCATCCTTTGACAATCCACAGGGCAAAACCTGCTGTTCCATTTGGTGGTAAATATAGGATTATAGACTTTACACTTAGCAATTGCATCAATTCCGATATAAGGAAAATAGCAGTAATTACGCAATACAAATCCCTCTCTCTTGACAGACATCTTGCACTTGGATGGCAAAACCTGTTTAATCCAGAACTCGATGAGTTTATCATCTCTATTCCACCTCAACAAAGGGTAAGCGAAAGTTGGTATGCAGGAACAGCAGATGCTGTATATCAGAATATCTATTTTATTGAAAAAAAAAGGCCACCATATCTACTCATCCTATCAGGTGATCATATATACAAAATGGACTATTCAGAAATGCTCGCCTTTCATATAAGCAAAAAGGCTGTTGGAACAGTTGCAGCAATAGAGGTTGACCAAAAAATCGCCTCATCATTTGGCATCATGGAAGTTGACAGTGAGTGGAAAATCATAGGGTTCGAGGAAAAACCAAAAAAACCAAGGACAATACCCGGCAATCCTGAACAATGTCTTGCATCTATGGGCATTTATATATTCAATACAGAGGAAATTATAAAAGAACTCAAGGAAGATGCTGAAAAGGCATCTGCACATGATTTTGGCAAAAACATAATACCCGATATGATTAAATCAAATAAACTCTTTGCATATAATTTCAAGGATAAAAATAAAAAAGAGGCTAAATACTGGAGAGATGTTGGTACAATAGATGCTTATTGGGAGGCAAACATGGATCTTGTCTCTGTAGATCCACTGTTAAACCTTTATGACAAAGACTGGCCTATAAGGACATACCAATGTCAGAATCCTCCTGCAAAATTTGTTTTTGCACAGGAAGAAAAAGGTGGAAGACTCGGTATAGCACTCGATTCCATTGTTTGTGATGGATGCATAATAAGTGGTGGGAGGGTACAAAATTCAGTACTATCTCCAAATGTCAGGGTAAACAGTTGGGCATCTGTAAAGGAATCCATCCTCATGGAAAATGTAGAGATAGGAAGATATGCAAAAGTAAAAAGGGCTATCATAGATAAAGATGTATATATACCCCCTGAGACAGTAATTGGATATAATCTGAACGAAGACAAGAAAAAATTTGATGTGAGCCCAAATGGTATTGTAGTTATTCCCAAGGGAACAGATTTTAGAAAACTTTGA
- the fabG gene encoding 3-oxoacyl-[acyl-carrier-protein] reductase, with protein MNGHTALITGGGRGIGKAIAETLARQGVNIVVVDVNMDIAKETSLELEKMGIKSIALKADVSNSSDVAAIFENAVREFGKLEILVNNAGITKDGLLLRMKEEDWDAVININLKGTFLCSKEAVKVMSKQRYGRIINIASVVAFMGNPGQANYSASKAGIVGLTKTIAKEYASRGITVNAVAPGFITTAMTDALPENVKQEMLKTIPMNKFGTVEDVANAVAFFASHESGYITGQVIHVNGGMYM; from the coding sequence ATGAATGGACATACAGCCCTAATAACTGGTGGGGGTCGCGGCATTGGTAAGGCTATAGCAGAAACACTTGCAAGACAAGGAGTGAATATAGTTGTTGTTGATGTAAATATGGATATAGCAAAAGAGACCTCTTTGGAACTTGAAAAAATGGGTATCAAGAGTATCGCACTGAAGGCAGATGTTTCTAACTCGTCTGATGTTGCTGCGATTTTTGAAAATGCTGTAAGGGAATTTGGTAAACTTGAGATACTCGTTAATAATGCTGGAATTACAAAGGACGGCCTTTTATTGAGAATGAAGGAAGAAGATTGGGATGCTGTAATAAATATCAACTTAAAAGGGACTTTTCTTTGCTCTAAGGAAGCTGTTAAAGTTATGTCAAAGCAGCGATATGGCAGGATTATAAATATTGCCTCTGTCGTTGCGTTTATGGGTAATCCCGGGCAAGCTAATTATAGTGCTTCCAAGGCTGGGATAGTAGGACTGACAAAGACAATTGCAAAAGAATATGCGAGCAGGGGGATTACTGTAAATGCAGTTGCGCCCGGTTTTATTACAACGGCTATGACAGATGCATTGCCTGAAAATGTAAAGCAGGAGATGCTTAAGACAATCCCTATGAATAAGTTTGGGACAGTTGAAGATGTTGCTAATGCAGTTGCATTTTTTGCATCACATGAATCGGGTTATATAACAGGTCAGGTGATACATGTAAATGGCGGTATGTACATGTAA
- the acpP gene encoding acyl carrier protein, with the protein MVEEKVKEIISKQLGVDQSEVTPEASFVEDLGADSLDTVELVMAFEEAFNIEIPDEDAEKIAKVKDAIEYIKNKVG; encoded by the coding sequence ATGGTAGAGGAAAAAGTAAAGGAGATTATATCTAAACAACTCGGTGTTGACCAATCAGAGGTTACGCCTGAGGCATCATTTGTCGAGGACCTCGGTGCAGATTCTCTTGATACTGTTGAGCTTGTTATGGCATTTGAGGAGGCATTTAATATCGAGATACCAGATGAGGATGCAGAGAAGATAGCAAAGGTCAAAGACGCAATAGAGTATATTAAGAATAAAGTAGGATAA
- the fabF gene encoding beta-ketoacyl-ACP synthase II: MEKRRVVVTGLGLVTPIGIGVQASWESALEGRSGISKITQFDASQLPVRIAGEVKGFDPSLYIEAKEIKKMDRFIHFAIAAATMAMEDSGLKITDNNADRVGVIIGAGMGGLPAIEHYHRIYLEKGYRRISPFFIPMLIINLASGNVSIKFGAKGPNSAAVTACATGSHSIGDAFKIIQRGDADAMIAGGTESVITPLGVGGFAVMKALSTRNDEPDKASRPFDAERDGFVMGEGSGVVILESLESAINRGAKIYAEIIGYGMSSDAYHITTPAPDGEGAARCMKAAIKDAGIKPEDVNYINAHGTSTKYGDELETAAIKTVFGEHAYKLCVSSTKSMTGHLLGAAGGVEAIFSILSIYNNIVPPTINLENPDPECDLDYAPNRAKQMNVECAMSNSFGFGGTNACLLFRKYRDA; encoded by the coding sequence ATGGAAAAAAGAAGAGTAGTCGTTACAGGACTTGGACTTGTTACGCCTATAGGCATAGGAGTGCAGGCATCATGGGAGTCTGCACTCGAAGGCAGGTCTGGAATAAGTAAGATTACCCAGTTTGATGCCTCTCAACTGCCTGTGCGTATTGCTGGTGAGGTTAAGGGATTTGACCCGTCTCTCTATATAGAAGCCAAGGAAATAAAGAAAATGGATAGGTTTATCCACTTTGCCATAGCTGCTGCCACAATGGCTATGGAAGACTCGGGTCTTAAAATTACAGATAATAATGCTGATAGGGTTGGTGTCATTATTGGTGCTGGTATGGGAGGTCTTCCTGCAATCGAACATTACCATAGAATATATCTTGAAAAGGGATACAGGAGGATATCTCCCTTCTTCATCCCTATGCTCATTATTAACCTTGCATCTGGGAATGTCTCTATAAAATTTGGTGCAAAGGGGCCTAATTCTGCTGCTGTTACAGCATGTGCAACAGGCAGTCATTCTATAGGAGACGCCTTTAAGATAATTCAGCGCGGAGATGCTGATGCCATGATCGCAGGGGGAACAGAGTCTGTAATAACTCCACTTGGAGTTGGTGGATTTGCTGTTATGAAGGCATTATCAACGCGAAACGATGAACCTGACAAGGCAAGTAGGCCGTTTGATGCGGAAAGAGACGGTTTTGTTATGGGCGAAGGCTCTGGCGTAGTAATCCTTGAAAGTCTTGAAAGTGCTATTAACAGAGGGGCAAAAATATATGCTGAGATCATAGGCTATGGAATGTCAAGCGATGCCTATCACATTACAACACCTGCTCCCGATGGAGAGGGTGCGGCAAGGTGCATGAAGGCAGCTATAAAAGATGCCGGAATTAAACCCGAGGATGTAAATTATATCAATGCGCATGGGACATCTACAAAATATGGAGATGAGCTTGAGACCGCAGCAATTAAGACGGTCTTTGGCGAACATGCATACAAATTATGTGTGAGTTCGACAAAGTCAATGACAGGGCATCTGCTTGGCGCTGCAGGTGGAGTGGAGGCAATTTTTTCTATATTAAGTATCTATAATAACATTGTGCCGCCAACAATAAATCTTGAAAATCCTGACCCTGAATGTGACCTTGATTATGCACCAAATAGGGCAAAACAGATGAATGTTGAGTGTGCGATGTCTAATTCATTCGGTTTTGGTGGAACCAATGCCTGCCTGTTATTCAGAAAATATAGAGATGCTTGA
- the rnc gene encoding ribonuclease III — MPACYSENIEMLEDLLGYRFNNKELLLDALTHKSYHHEKPDKAPRYNERLEFLGDSVLGLVIAESLFCYNILLTEADMSKMKSYLVKESMLFEIASRLSLGKYLRLGRGEESTGGRQKKSILSDAVEALFGAIFLDSDYKTAKSVILRLFSDKIDRIISKKEGHDFKSELQEKTQSLFGVLPEYKIVKQEGEEHKKIFTVEVYINGQLYGGGTGKSKKDAQMNAAKEAIKKLIDE; from the coding sequence ATGCCTGCCTGTTATTCAGAAAATATAGAGATGCTTGAGGACTTATTAGGGTATCGTTTTAACAATAAGGAACTATTATTAGATGCCCTAACGCACAAATCATACCATCATGAGAAACCAGATAAAGCACCCCGATACAATGAGAGACTTGAGTTTCTTGGTGATTCTGTTTTGGGTCTTGTTATAGCAGAGTCACTTTTTTGCTATAACATCTTATTAACAGAGGCAGATATGTCTAAGATGAAATCATACCTTGTCAAAGAATCCATGCTTTTTGAGATAGCCTCAAGGCTTTCACTTGGGAAATATCTTAGGCTCGGCAGAGGTGAAGAATCAACAGGAGGAAGACAAAAAAAATCTATCCTCTCTGATGCTGTGGAAGCCTTATTTGGAGCCATATTTTTAGACAGCGATTATAAAACCGCAAAATCTGTGATATTGAGGCTTTTCAGCGATAAGATTGATAGAATTATCTCTAAAAAAGAAGGACATGATTTTAAGAGCGAATTGCAAGAGAAAACTCAGAGCCTTTTTGGTGTTCTTCCAGAATACAAAATTGTCAAGCAGGAAGGGGAAGAACACAAAAAGATTTTTACTGTAGAGGTTTATATAAACGGTCAGTTGTATGGTGGAGGCACAGGGAAGAGCAAGAAGGATGCACAAATGAATGCAGCAAAAGAGGCAATTAAAAAATTAATAGATGAATAA